A region from the Hypanus sabinus isolate sHypSab1 chromosome 22, sHypSab1.hap1, whole genome shotgun sequence genome encodes:
- the chst15 gene encoding carbohydrate sulfotransferase 15 isoform X2 — translation MDFQKPPRLFYEAEQQPMNLLATLEVKAERRFKWSGYLFAWKAKLGTLFVGVIILCLVMASYILTRSQQRLLLTPSPFQYSTSTNNNFLELDSTEFEDDTDDLSSPRNWFGSSNYLKSELIIKTHNSKLQLTPRRLPEWDDLIKEEPHIFSVIPRRFLKNVKNHCWYMKYTGTASTDPYKKNAYFLHTKHFQIIFDYLRKVIWKHLQHHGGKHYRLRCLPYFYIIGQPKCGTTDLYNRLRLHPEVSFSIVKEPHWWTRKRFGIIQPWNGFHGRYQIEDYLDLFDLAAYQIQSQISNSSAEQEMDSNMVIGEASASTMWDNNAWQSFYGHTANSEPPYLIQDFLHAVLPAAKLIVMLRDPVERLYSDYLYFISANKSVEDFHEKVKDSLQIFDSCLMHSSLRSCVYNCTVNSAMPVRLQIGLYAVFLWDWYAVYNPNQFLILRLEEHAADVKNSMDRVFRFLNLGSLTEKQEAAIINNPASNTRRPKDKSLGPMLPETRKILEKFYRPFNEQLAFLLNNDSFLWEK, via the exons ATG GACTTTCAGAAACCACCTCGACTATTTTATGAAGCTGAGCAGCAACCAATGAATTTGCTTGCAACACTGGAGGTCAAAGCAGAACGCAGGTTTAAATGGAGTGGATATCTTTTTGCGTGGAAAGCAAAACTGGGCACCCTATTTGTGGGTGTAATAATACTATGCCTAGTAATGGCATCTTATATTTTAACCAGAAGCCAACAGAGACTACTGCtcactccatccccattccaatACAGTACCAGCACAAATAATAACTTCCTAGAACTGGACTCGACAGAGTTTGAAGATGACACCGATGACCTTTCTTCACCACGAAATTGGTTTGGAAGTAGTAATTATTTAAAATCTGAACTCATTATTAAAACCCACAATTCCAAACTTCAACTCACGCCAAGAAGACTGCCAGAGTGGGATGATCTTATCAAAGAAGAACCACAT ATATTTTCAGTCATTCCGAGGAGGTTTCTTAAGAATGTAAAGAATCATTGTTGGTACATGAAATATACGGGAACTGCATCAACAGACCCCTACAAGAAGAATGCATATTTTTTGCACACAAAGCATTTCCAAATAATATTTGATTACCTGAGAAAGGTCATTTGGAAGCACTTGCAACACCACGGTGGTAAACATTATCGCCTCCGCTGTCTTCCATATTTCTACATAATCGGACAGCCAAAGTGTGGGACTACTGATCTGTATAACAGACTTAGACTGCATCCTGAAGTGAGCTTTTCCATCGTCAAAGAGCCTCACTGGTGGACAAGGAAAAGGTTTG GGATCATTCAGCCCTGGAATGGATTCCATGGTCGCTATCAAATTGAAGATTACTTGGATTTGTTTGATCTAGCAGCAtatcaaattcagagtcagatATCCAATTCATCTGCTGAACAAGAAATGGACAGCAATATGGTTATTG GTGAGGCAAGTGCTTCCACGATGTGGGATAATAATGCATGGCAGAGTTTCTATGGTCACACCGCTAACAGCGAGCCGCCATATTTAATTCAGGATTTCCTACATGCTGTTCTGCCAGCTGCTAAGCTTATTGTTATGCTCAGAGACCCTGTTGAGAG gcTGTATTCTGACTATTTGTACTTCATAAGTGCTAACAAATCTGTGGAGGATTTTCATGAAAAGGTGAAAGATTCTCTGCAAATATTCGACAGCTGCCTCATGCACTCTTCCCTTAGATCCTGTGTGTACAACTGCACTGTGAACTCTGCCATGCCT GTACGATTGCAGATTGGATTATATGCTGTCTTCTTGTGGGACTGGTATGCCGTTTATAACCCAAACCAATTTCTTATTCTACGTCTGGAAGAACACGCAGCTGATGTGAAGAACAGTATGGACAGAGTCTTCAGATTCTTGAACTTAG GAAGTTTGACAGAGAAACAGGAGGCAGCCATTATAAACAACCCAGCATCAAATACCAGACGTCCCAAAGACAAAAGCCTTGGGCCTATGTTACCAGAAACCAGGAAGATTCTAGAGAAATTCTACAGACCCTTTAATGAACAACTGGCTTTTCTACTTAACAACGACTCTTTCTTGTGGGAAAAATAA
- the chst15 gene encoding carbohydrate sulfotransferase 15 isoform X1: protein MHSRPNCTENKFVSFTFNKDFQKPPRLFYEAEQQPMNLLATLEVKAERRFKWSGYLFAWKAKLGTLFVGVIILCLVMASYILTRSQQRLLLTPSPFQYSTSTNNNFLELDSTEFEDDTDDLSSPRNWFGSSNYLKSELIIKTHNSKLQLTPRRLPEWDDLIKEEPHIFSVIPRRFLKNVKNHCWYMKYTGTASTDPYKKNAYFLHTKHFQIIFDYLRKVIWKHLQHHGGKHYRLRCLPYFYIIGQPKCGTTDLYNRLRLHPEVSFSIVKEPHWWTRKRFGIIQPWNGFHGRYQIEDYLDLFDLAAYQIQSQISNSSAEQEMDSNMVIGEASASTMWDNNAWQSFYGHTANSEPPYLIQDFLHAVLPAAKLIVMLRDPVERLYSDYLYFISANKSVEDFHEKVKDSLQIFDSCLMHSSLRSCVYNCTVNSAMPVRLQIGLYAVFLWDWYAVYNPNQFLILRLEEHAADVKNSMDRVFRFLNLGSLTEKQEAAIINNPASNTRRPKDKSLGPMLPETRKILEKFYRPFNEQLAFLLNNDSFLWEK from the exons ATGCATTCAAGACCCAATTGTACAGAAAATAAGTTTGTTTCATTTACTTTTAACAAGGACTTTCAGAAACCACCTCGACTATTTTATGAAGCTGAGCAGCAACCAATGAATTTGCTTGCAACACTGGAGGTCAAAGCAGAACGCAGGTTTAAATGGAGTGGATATCTTTTTGCGTGGAAAGCAAAACTGGGCACCCTATTTGTGGGTGTAATAATACTATGCCTAGTAATGGCATCTTATATTTTAACCAGAAGCCAACAGAGACTACTGCtcactccatccccattccaatACAGTACCAGCACAAATAATAACTTCCTAGAACTGGACTCGACAGAGTTTGAAGATGACACCGATGACCTTTCTTCACCACGAAATTGGTTTGGAAGTAGTAATTATTTAAAATCTGAACTCATTATTAAAACCCACAATTCCAAACTTCAACTCACGCCAAGAAGACTGCCAGAGTGGGATGATCTTATCAAAGAAGAACCACAT ATATTTTCAGTCATTCCGAGGAGGTTTCTTAAGAATGTAAAGAATCATTGTTGGTACATGAAATATACGGGAACTGCATCAACAGACCCCTACAAGAAGAATGCATATTTTTTGCACACAAAGCATTTCCAAATAATATTTGATTACCTGAGAAAGGTCATTTGGAAGCACTTGCAACACCACGGTGGTAAACATTATCGCCTCCGCTGTCTTCCATATTTCTACATAATCGGACAGCCAAAGTGTGGGACTACTGATCTGTATAACAGACTTAGACTGCATCCTGAAGTGAGCTTTTCCATCGTCAAAGAGCCTCACTGGTGGACAAGGAAAAGGTTTG GGATCATTCAGCCCTGGAATGGATTCCATGGTCGCTATCAAATTGAAGATTACTTGGATTTGTTTGATCTAGCAGCAtatcaaattcagagtcagatATCCAATTCATCTGCTGAACAAGAAATGGACAGCAATATGGTTATTG GTGAGGCAAGTGCTTCCACGATGTGGGATAATAATGCATGGCAGAGTTTCTATGGTCACACCGCTAACAGCGAGCCGCCATATTTAATTCAGGATTTCCTACATGCTGTTCTGCCAGCTGCTAAGCTTATTGTTATGCTCAGAGACCCTGTTGAGAG gcTGTATTCTGACTATTTGTACTTCATAAGTGCTAACAAATCTGTGGAGGATTTTCATGAAAAGGTGAAAGATTCTCTGCAAATATTCGACAGCTGCCTCATGCACTCTTCCCTTAGATCCTGTGTGTACAACTGCACTGTGAACTCTGCCATGCCT GTACGATTGCAGATTGGATTATATGCTGTCTTCTTGTGGGACTGGTATGCCGTTTATAACCCAAACCAATTTCTTATTCTACGTCTGGAAGAACACGCAGCTGATGTGAAGAACAGTATGGACAGAGTCTTCAGATTCTTGAACTTAG GAAGTTTGACAGAGAAACAGGAGGCAGCCATTATAAACAACCCAGCATCAAATACCAGACGTCCCAAAGACAAAAGCCTTGGGCCTATGTTACCAGAAACCAGGAAGATTCTAGAGAAATTCTACAGACCCTTTAATGAACAACTGGCTTTTCTACTTAACAACGACTCTTTCTTGTGGGAAAAATAA